The segment tactagtagccagttactagtagccagctactaaaagtaagaaaagttaactACTCGTTGCCAGCTActataaaatataaaagttataattactgatagccagctaccagataaaggttactgagtttgaaaattattaccTATCAGGTTTATTTCTAAAGATGACGAGGTGTCGTATGAAATGTTATGCTCAATTTTCCCCAATTACATCACTTTGCAATGCGAAATACCAATAAACGTTTCCAGCTGAGTGTTTACTTTGAAAATGAttcggattgaattcagaccttcattgATTTGATACAACATACATTTTGAGATATCAgatacttttacaatttgattcgagttaccctgaaatttcaacatttgtgtgAATACGGTAAGGAACTTTGTGTTTGTGTTAGATATCTGAAGAATTTACGACTATATATATGACAAGAAGTGATATAGAGTGTCTTGATACGCcaccaattttcagatatctcTCTTCAGGAAATCAGCTACTTACACATTAGCGGTACAATGGAATTTCAAGATTTGAGAGAATACCtgaaggaactctgtgtttatattatacatgtatgttaaccTAAcatacaacgatacgtatggcgagtagtgatattgggtatctcGATATGTcataaattttcagatatcatgcttaattaagctacttataccttttgattccaggtatcttgaaatttcaagattttctttggtaaatattttaaggaactctgtgtttgtgttatatacatgtatctgactaatttacaaatattcacGTGAAGAGGACTGTCATtaagtatcttgatatgccatcaattttcagatatcacgcttaaggaaatCAGCTTCTTATACCTTTTGTAAAAGTAACTAAAGTCCATATCGCATCGGCAGATGTCTGTTGTGACTTAAtcaaggtagctcactacatgATATGACACAACTTCACAAGATGgctattcaaatattttgtgaaattatttgtattgacagttttgttttgtatattgatgTAACTCAGTGGATAAGGTATCGAGTTACTGAATAACAGATCCTGAGTTCAAATCATCCAGTGTCttttgtgttacatgtatttattaaaatCCACCGTATATAACGTCACATTCGAGGAGTCGTCACTGTGGAGCATGAGATTTGAGCCCTCATGCGACATATTACAAATTGGTAAGATTTTgtgtaaattacatgtgaaatgTAAGTAAAAGGCCAATATAATAATCAAGAATCATGGTATCGGGATATACAACTctctatcaaacaaatcaagtaGGCAGAGAGATGAAATGACCTAGAAAGATGGGTTTAAATCATCAATATCACCTTTGTAGACCTACTCGTGAAACGCGAACGAAGTGTTTgaggttttgtttgtttgttttgatgttttctgccacactcaacaatttttcagttatatggtggcgcccaggttttattggtggaagagagaactcaggtacaatgtaactgggaagagaccaccgaccttccgaaagtaaactgggaaactttctcacttaccggcgcgagagGGAtacgaacccgcgccgacagaggtgagaggccgtgtgattttgagcgcaatgctctaaccactcggccacggaggcccctaagTGTTTGAGGTAAGTACGGGTTTCTGAAATTCGATGACAAATatgaatgatcaaaatatatctacCACACTCTATGCAATATGATGTTTGAAGAAATATAGTGTagtttatgagaaaattgatctCATACTCGGTGATACTGCGTTTTCTCCGCATCGGAGCCGAGCCCTCGTGCTCCACAGTGACGACTCCTCGAATGTGACGTTGTATACGGTGAAATCATGCATGAATTTTTCCCCTCCAAAATTGCAGGGAGAGGGGTTGacatatgtacttattacatatcatcatatctttccTGATTAGATCATCTCGTGCTGATTTCATAAACTCCTTCAAGGTAAATCTAATCAACATCACATCTTCTGTAACTGTTACAACTTCTCtggtgtaacggttagagaacatgattttaattagattgctttCAAGATGTATTGAACCACCTTAAATCGGTCCTCTCGTTCAAACTGCCTTCCTTCTATTGTAATAGAAGAAGGTACAGGGGGTAAGTACAGGATAAGATCAGAGACGGtcaaaatttaatgttttcaatggTTGTAATTTAGTAGTTTTAAAAAGGgtaaaaatatgataatttaAAGAATGATCAGAAAACTTGAAgggttatatatatatggctgttatgttttaaaatttatattagCTACTATCATTAATAACCCTGAAAAGTTCTCAAGATGTTATATAACTGGGAGAGATAATTGTTTTAAGGTAATTTGAATAAGAGCCACCGTGGGCCGTTCGTTAGTCTCATCGTTTTAATTCTCAGCGAAGTATGAAGATTCgaatttttctcttttcttttgtCTTCGTACAACTGGGTCATAGACGATTTGCTTTCGCTGGCGTACTGTATCCTAAAGACAATATATCTAAGTCTTCGGAATTTGACGATCTGCAAAGTTCTGAAAATGAGAGTGGTAGTAAAAGTGAAATATCCGAGAATGTGAAAGGTAAGTAAGAATTAGTTCTGGTCCGGGAAGTCTTGCACGTGCTTTATTATATACAGGTGAAATCAGCTTAAGGAGGAATAGCACGCCAGAGAAATCTGATAGGGatgaaagtggaggatatgtatagCAATATTGTGAAACTGAAAAAGTTCCAAATTTACAATGTTAATAAAAAAAAGCAGTTTTAGTAATGAGTAATCGGGAGGGGGGTGTTGTTAGACTGGAACACACGAACTACAGATGCAGTCGTTGATACGTTAACTACTAAGCTACCCAGCGAGACGATAATATATAAGGAAATCAGCTATTATGGCGATGTATTATCCCTTCTTAAACTTTATTCTGAACATGGTTATTCACTTGATGAACCAAAAAGCATGTTTTCTCTCACAATCACGGCTTATTGAAATGAAGTGTATGACTTTACTACTGtaacatttattttacaatagCTCAAAATACTGC is part of the Ostrea edulis chromosome 2, xbOstEdul1.1, whole genome shotgun sequence genome and harbors:
- the LOC125681545 gene encoding uncharacterized protein LOC125681545, producing the protein MKIRIFLFSFVFVQLGHRRFAFAGVLYPKDNISKSSEFDDLQSSENESGSKSEISENVKDSGPTTKTVPDQYEDDVGDLLCAYCYQIPNEEARLYCIRKYCDAGGSDF